A stretch of Synechococcus sp. WH 8020 DNA encodes these proteins:
- a CDS encoding tetratricopeptide repeat protein produces the protein MPKITTFVMPASYGLLGCIAAVALTGKVVAQEALLERGIAEYQSGNQYAALQSLSTYVNANSRDFRGYFWRSKLFIRTSSNDNALNDLNRVIELSPENPDAHYLRGIVLMIKGERVNACRDLVRASELGQEMARGEVKKYCS, from the coding sequence GTGCCTAAGATCACAACATTTGTAATGCCAGCTAGTTATGGATTGCTGGGTTGTATCGCTGCTGTTGCTCTAACTGGCAAAGTAGTGGCTCAAGAAGCGCTGCTCGAGAGAGGAATTGCGGAATACCAGTCAGGTAATCAATATGCTGCACTGCAGTCTCTAAGCACTTATGTAAATGCAAATTCAAGGGATTTTAGAGGATACTTCTGGAGAAGTAAGCTCTTTATACGAACATCTTCAAACGATAACGCGCTGAATGATTTAAACCGAGTGATAGAGCTAAGCCCAGAGAATCCAGATGCCCATTATCTACGCGGAATCGTTCTCATGATAAAAGGAGAGCGCGTAAATGCTTGTCGTGACCTAGTACGTGCGTCAGAGCTAGGACAGGAAATGGCACGAGGAGAAGTAAAGAAATACTGCAGCTAG
- a CDS encoding S1 family peptidase, whose amino-acid sequence MHPSKKTKKIVFANVALVTLFCSINPLRAYGQLNTRGEDGKIDFIRRALVRIQTPGGNGSGTIVGLIKGRVVILTSKHVVKGTGRSEEIGIYNWEGKEIGRAIGSEVKSSANSDVSFIVAERLGKACIVPATFGETSNKVLSQIDQGTAITVAGFASTDSNLTRKPALRFSNGTVTSILPEEEAINGYQFSYSSPTARGMSGGGVFVWSNGLVLIGTHGSGERDEMRGFAKTGFNYAVPANKAYDLMESSFRSQPSLARIDIRQKGNISISRTLKAICSDPFEKWFCTLVGNNQTGANDQACFSGTGDRRKKIIVKEGQLWTPPW is encoded by the coding sequence ATGCATCCAAGCAAAAAGACGAAGAAAATCGTATTTGCCAATGTGGCATTGGTCACTCTGTTTTGTTCCATTAATCCCCTAAGAGCATATGGACAACTCAATACTCGTGGGGAAGATGGAAAAATAGATTTTATTAGAAGAGCCTTGGTCAGGATTCAAACTCCTGGTGGAAATGGATCAGGAACAATCGTTGGCCTAATAAAGGGCAGGGTGGTTATTTTGACTTCCAAACATGTAGTCAAAGGAACAGGAAGAAGCGAAGAAATTGGCATATATAATTGGGAGGGTAAAGAGATTGGTAGAGCAATCGGTTCAGAGGTTAAATCATCTGCAAATTCTGATGTTTCCTTCATAGTTGCAGAAAGGCTTGGAAAAGCCTGCATAGTTCCTGCTACTTTTGGCGAGACTTCAAACAAAGTGCTTAGCCAAATTGATCAAGGAACTGCAATCACAGTCGCAGGCTTTGCATCTACCGATAGTAATTTGACCAGAAAGCCAGCGCTACGCTTTAGTAATGGAACAGTAACAAGCATTCTTCCCGAAGAAGAAGCAATTAATGGCTATCAGTTTTCATATAGCTCGCCCACCGCTAGAGGCATGAGCGGAGGAGGTGTTTTTGTATGGAGCAATGGGCTAGTACTTATCGGTACTCACGGATCAGGAGAAAGAGACGAAATGAGGGGCTTTGCCAAAACAGGCTTTAATTATGCAGTTCCGGCAAACAAAGCTTATGACCTGATGGAATCAAGCTTTAGGAGTCAGCCTTCGCTTGCGAGAATTGACATACGACAGAAAGGCAATATTTCGATTTCAAGAACCCTAAAAGCCATATGTTCAGACCCTTTTGAAAAATGGTTTTGCACCCTAGTAGGAAACAACCAAACTGGTGCTAATGACCAAGCATGTTTCTCGGGTACTGGCGATAGACGAAAGAAAATAATCGTTAAAGAAGGGCAGCTTTGGACTCCTCCGTGGTGA
- a CDS encoding transglycosylase domain-containing protein: protein MNYSQAHVELWVGGRCLHALELKDSRYRLGRDPACELPLAELSLSRVHAILEKQRPSDREFTLEDFNSANGLFHRDRRIRRIQLRDGDTVNIGSPLRGEAPEFRYRHPRSPIGQLVYLLGLAALASSALLVGGMLMTASIGGGSKIRSISGPVKIFSLDGRQIDAKEGSSTALPSLRSYPLHLRQALIASEEARFGWNSGIDFFGTFRSALLGTGGGSGLTQQVARMVYPEVGRDFTITRKLRELWVALQLEVGFSKNRILKLYLDRAYLGLGSEGFEQASQLYFRKSASELDVSQSAFLVGLLPNPNGYSPCNSKDPGAGLERRNLVLKLMHKQGGLSDQGLIDTQRRPLNIDPSACRESSFSSFPFFSDYVRGELEGTRFGLNLSTEESVGNYAVISTINPRLQELANIQLQSFLKGPAGAVGLTQGALITLNINTGEILAYVGGGDYSRSSFDRVQALRQPGSTFKLFPFLAALEAGVSPNEQISCSPLAYVAGCRNGAGNTSMDNGFAFSENVVALRLADRAGITNAVKLARRMGVSTPLESDYNTMLGGRETYLYELARAYAVVANGGRSVPMHGVSRIYDLGICGSVKSLQKCSERGITVPIGELSRQLIKSEHAKAMDRLLFNAAQSGTGRASSVVADARGKTGTTNNGVDALFIGYSPSSQLVTAIWMGNDDNTPSKGASGGLVAELWGSYMQKAAAVVASNG from the coding sequence TTGAATTACAGCCAGGCCCATGTGGAGCTATGGGTTGGCGGACGTTGCTTACATGCGCTTGAACTAAAAGATTCTCGATACCGACTGGGACGGGACCCTGCCTGTGAACTTCCACTGGCTGAGCTGAGTCTCAGCAGAGTTCACGCGATCCTTGAGAAGCAGCGCCCCAGCGATCGAGAGTTCACTCTTGAGGATTTCAACTCCGCGAATGGATTGTTTCACCGCGACCGTCGCATCCGCCGGATTCAGCTGCGAGACGGGGATACGGTCAACATTGGCTCGCCTCTGAGGGGAGAGGCTCCAGAATTCAGATACAGGCATCCGCGCAGCCCGATAGGGCAGCTGGTTTATTTACTGGGCCTTGCAGCTCTTGCCAGCTCGGCGCTTCTGGTGGGCGGGATGCTCATGACCGCAAGTATTGGCGGTGGCTCGAAGATCCGCTCCATTTCAGGCCCCGTGAAGATCTTTTCTCTCGATGGCCGTCAGATCGATGCCAAAGAGGGATCCTCAACTGCACTCCCCAGCCTGAGGAGTTATCCCCTGCATTTACGTCAAGCTCTGATTGCTTCAGAAGAAGCCCGCTTTGGCTGGAACAGCGGTATTGATTTTTTTGGGACCTTCCGTTCAGCCCTGCTGGGTACAGGAGGTGGAAGCGGCCTCACCCAGCAGGTGGCACGGATGGTTTACCCAGAAGTGGGACGCGATTTCACAATTACCCGAAAGTTAAGAGAGTTATGGGTAGCGCTACAGCTGGAGGTGGGGTTCAGTAAAAACCGCATCCTCAAGCTCTATCTCGATCGCGCCTACCTTGGCCTTGGCAGTGAAGGCTTTGAACAAGCTTCACAACTTTATTTCCGCAAGTCGGCAAGCGAACTTGATGTAAGCCAATCCGCTTTCCTAGTGGGCTTACTTCCGAACCCCAACGGCTATAGCCCCTGCAATAGCAAAGATCCTGGAGCTGGTCTTGAGCGACGAAATTTAGTGCTCAAGCTGATGCATAAGCAGGGAGGATTGAGCGATCAAGGCCTAATTGATACGCAGAGACGGCCTCTCAACATTGATCCCTCCGCCTGCCGCGAATCCAGCTTCAGCAGCTTCCCTTTCTTTAGTGATTACGTGCGCGGGGAACTTGAAGGCACACGCTTCGGCCTCAATCTCAGCACTGAAGAATCCGTTGGCAACTACGCGGTGATCAGCACCATCAATCCTCGTCTTCAAGAGCTTGCGAATATTCAGCTTCAGAGTTTTCTGAAGGGGCCCGCTGGTGCAGTTGGGCTGACTCAAGGTGCACTTATAACCCTCAATATCAACACTGGCGAAATACTTGCCTATGTGGGCGGCGGAGATTACAGCCGATCAAGCTTTGATCGAGTTCAGGCTCTGCGGCAGCCGGGTTCCACGTTCAAGCTCTTTCCATTTCTTGCAGCTCTGGAAGCTGGGGTTAGTCCAAATGAGCAAATCTCCTGCTCACCGCTGGCTTACGTGGCTGGCTGCCGCAATGGGGCTGGGAACACCTCCATGGATAACGGCTTTGCCTTCTCGGAAAACGTGGTAGCGCTGCGATTAGCCGACCGTGCCGGTATTACCAACGCAGTGAAGTTGGCACGTCGAATGGGGGTATCTACACCTCTTGAAAGCGATTACAACACAATGCTTGGAGGTCGTGAGACTTACTTGTATGAGCTGGCCCGCGCTTATGCCGTGGTGGCGAATGGAGGCCGTTCGGTCCCGATGCATGGTGTTAGCCGCATCTATGACCTAGGAATCTGCGGTTCAGTCAAGAGCCTGCAGAAATGTTCAGAGCGAGGCATCACAGTGCCTATCGGGGAACTTTCCCGCCAGCTGATTAAATCTGAACATGCCAAGGCAATGGACAGGCTTCTTTTCAATGCAGCTCAGAGCGGTACGGGTAGGGCTTCTTCTGTTGTTGCCGATGCCCGCGGCAAAACCGGTACCACTAACAATGGGGTGGATGCCTTGTTTATCGGTTATTCACCATCAAGTCAGTTAGTTACGGCGATCTGGATGGGGAACGACGACAACACCCCTTCAAAAGGCGCAAGTGGAGGTCTCGTTGCTGAGCTGTGGGGCAGCTACATGCAAAAAGCAGCTGCAGTCGTCGCATCAAATGGATGA
- a CDS encoding FHA domain-containing protein, producing MKSPARLVLASDRSKAAPLDPVQQLTIGCAKSNVLCLANQKGVSDHHAVVRYSRSQGWLVCNWQSSDGTFLEGRPVKRCQRLEDGDEIRLGLKGPVLVFELSEAALPSPTSTANAAAVASAPQSSIQLGENNLAVAEIRSVAVQSLPRNPHVFSWWLLICLGGLLLLPFPLVFWPLQLSALAVLIVLGSRKQHLLSVVLLDGRAFRHGFANWRTALAHRNGIRRAIGHQGSETK from the coding sequence ATGAAGAGTCCAGCCCGGCTGGTGCTTGCGAGTGATCGCAGCAAGGCGGCTCCTCTGGACCCGGTCCAACAACTCACAATTGGCTGCGCCAAGTCCAATGTTCTCTGCCTAGCCAACCAGAAAGGCGTATCCGACCACCACGCTGTTGTGCGCTATTCCCGCAGCCAGGGTTGGCTGGTGTGCAACTGGCAGAGCAGTGACGGCACCTTTTTGGAAGGGCGGCCTGTAAAACGTTGCCAGCGCCTTGAGGACGGCGACGAGATTCGCCTTGGTCTCAAAGGTCCGGTGCTGGTGTTCGAGCTGTCGGAAGCAGCACTTCCGTCACCGACTTCAACGGCAAACGCAGCAGCCGTTGCTTCAGCCCCTCAAAGCAGTATTCAACTCGGAGAAAACAACTTGGCTGTGGCCGAGATCCGCTCTGTGGCTGTGCAGAGCCTTCCCCGCAATCCACATGTTTTCAGTTGGTGGTTGCTGATTTGCCTCGGGGGGCTGCTTCTGCTTCCGTTCCCGCTGGTGTTCTGGCCACTGCAGCTATCCGCCCTGGCGGTCTTGATCGTGCTGGGGTCTCGTAAGCAGCACCTACTGAGCGTGGTGCTGCTCGACGGTCGAGCTTTCCGCCATGGCTTTGCCAACTGGCGCACGGCATTGGCACATCGCAACGGCATCCGCCGGGCCATCGGCCACCAAGGATCTGAAACCAAATGA
- a CDS encoding protein kinase domain-containing protein, with product MTWLLPQGKSLMFEGLDHPLHIVRGIGGGTQGQVYSVELGQPGIGEQLALKWYLPGCIARDPQLRNRLSQSIRLGAPNSDFLWPMALLEPLESQQRGFGYLMALRPEGFVGANLHAGGALEISLQNVLKACFHLAEAFHQLHLKGLCYKDISLGNLFLAARSGRILICDNDNVDIDGKSRGSVLGTPGFMAPEVLLGQSRPGTSSDLFSLAVLLFRLLTRHDPFRGARELAVRCLDEPARRRLYGEEALFIFDPDDAANRPDPVEHSAPLITWPIYPRGLQQLFELSFGAGLRQPEERALTGQWKQALARCLDQRQLCHHCGQEVFADLDSSNCCWNCGSALQQPMELQLPRGRVVAAAGNAVQPHHFNLLAGEAIDLPLAEFVPHPSDPQLLGLKNLSDYSWQGVLIDGRRITLEPGKSFNFAALQQVESHTGAMLVMRP from the coding sequence ATGACTTGGCTACTCCCCCAAGGCAAGAGCCTGATGTTTGAAGGTCTTGATCATCCGCTTCACATTGTGCGGGGGATCGGAGGCGGAACCCAGGGCCAGGTGTACTCAGTGGAGTTGGGCCAGCCCGGCATCGGCGAACAGTTGGCGCTGAAGTGGTATCTGCCCGGTTGCATCGCCAGGGATCCGCAGCTTCGGAACCGTCTCAGCCAGAGCATCAGGCTGGGAGCCCCCAACAGCGATTTCCTCTGGCCGATGGCTTTACTTGAGCCGCTGGAATCCCAGCAGCGTGGTTTTGGCTATCTGATGGCACTGCGTCCGGAAGGCTTCGTGGGTGCCAACCTGCACGCCGGTGGCGCCTTAGAGATCAGCCTCCAGAACGTGCTTAAGGCCTGTTTTCACTTGGCGGAGGCCTTTCATCAGTTGCACCTCAAAGGTCTCTGCTACAAAGACATTTCGCTCGGCAATTTGTTCCTTGCAGCCCGTAGCGGGCGGATCCTGATCTGCGACAACGACAACGTTGACATCGATGGCAAGAGCCGCGGCAGCGTACTTGGCACACCGGGGTTTATGGCTCCTGAGGTGCTGCTTGGGCAATCACGGCCAGGAACTAGCAGCGATTTGTTCTCGTTGGCGGTACTGCTATTTCGTCTTTTAACTCGCCATGATCCCTTCCGCGGTGCCCGGGAGCTGGCTGTGCGCTGCCTGGATGAACCAGCAAGGCGCCGCCTCTACGGAGAAGAAGCCTTGTTTATTTTCGATCCGGATGATGCCGCTAACCGGCCTGACCCCGTCGAGCACAGCGCTCCTTTAATTACCTGGCCGATCTATCCCCGCGGATTGCAGCAGCTGTTCGAGTTGAGCTTCGGGGCCGGCCTGCGCCAGCCTGAGGAAAGAGCGCTTACCGGGCAATGGAAGCAGGCTCTAGCTCGCTGCCTTGATCAACGGCAACTTTGTCATCACTGCGGTCAGGAGGTCTTTGCGGATCTCGATAGCTCAAACTGCTGCTGGAATTGCGGCAGTGCTCTGCAGCAGCCAATGGAGCTTCAGCTACCCCGTGGACGAGTAGTAGCCGCTGCGGGCAACGCAGTTCAGCCACATCATTTCAATCTCTTGGCAGGTGAGGCGATTGATCTGCCGCTGGCAGAGTTTGTGCCCCATCCGAGCGATCCGCAGCTACTAGGGCTGAAAAACCTCAGCGATTATTCCTGGCAAGGCGTGCTCATCGATGGCCGCAGGATCACGTTGGAACCAGGGAAAAGCTTTAATTTTGCTGCCCTACAACAGGTAGAGAGCCACACCGGAGCGATGCTGGTGATGCGCCCGTAA
- a CDS encoding vWA domain-containing protein → MSFPNVRLSNRPLHFIYLCDCSGSMAAQGKIQALNQAIRQSLPGMAAVAQQNPEARVLVRAVSFSDQAIWHLAEPTPVQKLQWLDLKADGITAMGSALELVASVLQSPPMEERALPPVLVLISDGQPTDDFETSLAKLMRLPWAQKAVRLAIAMGHDADVDVLQQFIGPEPAGRGRSPRRPLQASNATTLAEYIQWASTAVVGAASMPASRVAMPGEIPSEGLDVSEGNIPLPDLPPTLLDPIDDVGPLVW, encoded by the coding sequence ATGTCTTTCCCCAACGTTCGGCTGAGCAACCGACCGCTTCACTTCATCTATCTCTGCGACTGCTCAGGCTCGATGGCGGCCCAGGGCAAGATTCAGGCGCTTAACCAGGCGATTCGCCAATCGCTTCCAGGAATGGCGGCAGTGGCACAACAGAACCCAGAAGCCAGGGTCCTAGTGCGCGCCGTGAGCTTCTCCGATCAGGCGATCTGGCACCTAGCCGAACCCACACCGGTGCAAAAGTTGCAATGGCTTGACCTAAAGGCCGACGGCATTACAGCCATGGGCTCTGCTCTCGAACTGGTAGCCAGTGTCCTGCAATCTCCCCCAATGGAAGAGCGGGCACTGCCGCCGGTGTTGGTACTGATCTCCGATGGCCAGCCCACCGATGACTTCGAAACCAGCCTGGCCAAACTGATGCGATTGCCTTGGGCCCAAAAGGCAGTACGTCTAGCGATCGCAATGGGGCATGACGCTGACGTCGATGTGCTGCAGCAATTCATCGGACCAGAGCCGGCAGGGCGCGGCCGATCTCCCCGCAGGCCGTTGCAGGCCAGTAACGCCACCACTCTGGCCGAGTACATCCAGTGGGCTTCCACTGCCGTGGTAGGTGCAGCCTCAATGCCAGCCAGCCGTGTAGCGATGCCTGGAGAGATTCCTTCGGAGGGTCTCGACGTGAGCGAAGGCAACATCCCGCTACCGGATCTGCCACCGACCCTGCTTGATCCGATCGATGACGTAGGTCCACTGGTTTGGTGA
- a CDS encoding protein phosphatase 2C domain-containing protein yields the protein MSGVWEPALASSVIGAAHQRQGKPCQDASISCILEAGCNQLQLMAVADGHGGSRYWLSQVGSALACIQAKKSVSKVLDRTPLTAIDRWRQLLQQELPAAIHSGWMTAIEADWRNRQEQNQPFSPLTYGCTLGLVLMAPQWWGCTGLGDWDLAGVERGGEVRLLSQEGDLHQVAGEATASLCQPMNQQLWLARTQLHQLDADDQLNVLILSTDGVRKSCATDADYLQLCAGAAELKDSMELSQGLAQITAEGSGDDVSMAIALRRN from the coding sequence GTGAGTGGCGTTTGGGAGCCAGCCCTGGCAAGCAGTGTGATCGGTGCGGCGCACCAGCGGCAGGGCAAACCCTGCCAAGACGCCTCTATCTCCTGCATCCTCGAGGCAGGCTGCAATCAATTACAGCTAATGGCTGTAGCTGATGGCCATGGCGGAAGCCGCTACTGGCTGAGCCAAGTGGGAAGTGCCCTGGCCTGCATCCAGGCAAAAAAGTCAGTGAGCAAGGTGCTGGACCGAACTCCTCTGACGGCGATCGATCGCTGGCGGCAGCTGTTGCAGCAAGAGCTACCTGCTGCAATCCATAGCGGCTGGATGACCGCGATTGAAGCTGATTGGCGTAACCGGCAGGAACAAAATCAGCCTTTTTCTCCGCTCACCTACGGCTGCACTCTTGGCCTAGTTCTGATGGCACCGCAATGGTGGGGCTGCACGGGCCTTGGAGACTGGGACCTGGCTGGTGTTGAAAGAGGAGGTGAGGTGCGCCTGCTCAGCCAGGAAGGCGATCTCCATCAGGTTGCCGGCGAAGCCACCGCCAGCCTTTGCCAGCCCATGAATCAGCAGCTCTGGCTAGCTCGGACGCAATTGCATCAGCTCGATGCAGATGATCAATTAAACGTATTAATACTGAGCACAGATGGAGTGCGCAAATCTTGCGCGACTGATGCCGACTATCTACAGCTGTGCGCAGGCGCGGCAGAACTCAAGGACTCGATGGAACTTTCGCAGGGCCTCGCTCAGATCACCGCAGAAGGAAGTGGTGATGACGTGTCGATGGCGATTGCACTACGAAGAAATTAA
- a CDS encoding S1 family peptidase, with product MLPLGQPLLLGTLGITTATTAVLLQAPLAVAQDASAVARIAKAITVRIEGATQGSGVIVKREGNRYTVLTAWHVVSGNRPGEEVGIYTPDGKEHQLEQGGIQRLGQVDMALIVFNSSQKYSIACIRKVSRIGRGDLAHVAGYPIAKNNTISILRGRLLWIDDDILRYTNKTQIGISGGPVMTRFGDVIGIHVTGELDPVMSSVYKSEVKTGVNAAVRISNSLNASLQPSCSY from the coding sequence TTGCTGCCACTAGGACAACCGCTGCTACTGGGCACTCTTGGCATCACAACAGCAACAACAGCAGTCCTTCTGCAAGCACCACTAGCAGTTGCTCAAGATGCTTCTGCTGTTGCCCGTATCGCCAAAGCAATCACTGTTCGCATTGAGGGCGCTACGCAAGGATCAGGGGTAATCGTCAAGCGAGAAGGCAATCGCTACACAGTGCTGACTGCATGGCATGTGGTGAGTGGAAATAGACCTGGAGAAGAGGTTGGGATCTATACCCCTGATGGAAAAGAGCACCAGTTAGAGCAAGGCGGTATCCAACGCTTGGGGCAAGTGGATATGGCCTTGATTGTTTTTAATAGTTCACAGAAGTATTCCATTGCCTGTATAAGGAAAGTAAGCAGAATTGGTCGCGGGGACTTGGCTCATGTCGCTGGCTACCCGATCGCAAAAAACAACACAATATCAATCTTGCGTGGACGACTTTTATGGATAGATGATGACATCCTTAGATATACCAATAAGACTCAGATTGGTATAAGTGGAGGACCGGTCATGACACGTTTTGGCGATGTCATAGGAATTCATGTCACAGGCGAGCTGGACCCAGTAATGTCATCTGTTTACAAGTCAGAAGTTAAAACCGGAGTAAATGCTGCTGTGCGTATTTCTAATTCATTAAATGCATCATTGCAGCCCAGCTGTTCCTATTAG
- a CDS encoding COP23 domain-containing protein: MPTAHAAPAAGGFVCGTAQGVPSTNAIKRDGSQVPVIRWTSTTFESAGWSQERRCKEVSNRFDTYLKQGRLAYITTGRINGLPVICTTNRRGGACDGLLYTLKPGQNATATLRNLLEIRVKARGPLNETTSRLYVSLDELMKTAQTNSSEAVSPKPTDTKSQSTSPLW, from the coding sequence GTGCCCACCGCCCACGCGGCACCTGCCGCTGGCGGTTTTGTCTGCGGTACTGCCCAAGGCGTTCCATCTACTAATGCAATCAAGCGTGATGGCAGTCAGGTCCCTGTGATCCGCTGGACTAGTACCACCTTTGAATCAGCAGGTTGGAGTCAAGAACGCCGCTGTAAAGAGGTCTCTAATCGATTCGACACTTATTTAAAGCAAGGCCGCCTGGCCTATATCACCACGGGGCGGATAAATGGTCTGCCGGTAATTTGCACCACAAATCGAAGAGGAGGTGCATGCGATGGGCTGCTTTACACCCTGAAGCCTGGTCAGAACGCCACAGCAACTCTGAGGAATTTGCTTGAAATTCGTGTAAAAGCTCGTGGTCCACTTAACGAAACCACCAGTCGCCTTTACGTAAGTCTTGATGAATTGATGAAAACCGCTCAGACCAATAGCAGTGAGGCAGTTTCGCCAAAACCCACTGACACAAAATCTCAATCAACTAGTCCTCTTTGGTGA
- a CDS encoding trypsin-like peptidase domain-containing protein, with protein MTVSRWINTSLLALSASCAVAAPQQTSKEPNQVTKVTDAFRRESATVLLRDANGQQLGSGVIVAAERHGLWVVSNRHVVGIKRLVCVDSIDRSSIAGMVVTKQPMSQQKELDVALIWMPTTKEMTAQTAVVAEKGLKGNDFSMVVATGFPTPLSTSSDKPVYSERPGLLIPLLQTPLQDGIDLAYTADIQKGMSGGGLFHGSELIGINSAHSEPLWPGRWLDARGKEVNEQLNQKLDLVSLGISTQVINKAIKRAESSTDDEKKRPVDGHCKD; from the coding sequence ATGACGGTTAGTCGCTGGATTAATACCAGTCTGCTCGCGCTTTCAGCTAGCTGCGCGGTAGCGGCACCTCAGCAAACTTCTAAGGAACCTAACCAAGTCACGAAGGTCACCGATGCTTTTCGAAGGGAGTCGGCGACGGTCTTGCTACGCGATGCCAACGGCCAACAACTTGGATCAGGTGTGATCGTGGCTGCTGAAAGACATGGGCTTTGGGTTGTAAGTAACCGACATGTAGTGGGTATAAAAAGGTTGGTGTGTGTGGACTCTATAGATCGCTCATCGATAGCTGGGATGGTGGTTACAAAGCAGCCAATGTCACAACAGAAAGAACTGGATGTGGCCCTCATCTGGATGCCCACTACTAAGGAGATGACAGCTCAAACCGCTGTAGTTGCCGAAAAGGGTCTAAAGGGCAATGATTTCTCCATGGTTGTAGCGACAGGTTTTCCAACACCTCTTAGTACCTCTAGCGATAAACCTGTTTACAGCGAACGTCCAGGATTGCTGATTCCATTGCTTCAGACGCCACTACAAGATGGTATTGATCTCGCCTATACAGCCGATATACAAAAAGGGATGAGTGGTGGTGGCTTATTTCACGGCAGCGAGTTAATTGGGATCAACAGCGCGCATAGTGAACCACTATGGCCAGGACGTTGGCTTGATGCACGCGGAAAAGAAGTGAATGAGCAACTCAACCAGAAATTGGACTTGGTCTCTTTAGGTATTTCTACACAGGTGATCAACAAAGCGATCAAAAGGGCTGAATCATCAACTGATGATGAAAAGAAGCGACCTGTTGACGGTCACTGCAAAGATTGA
- a CDS encoding serine protease, with protein sequence MAMSLLFLFPFSSMALDLRTRPTPDKLESNTTDLANTQKTPSVQILSGGASGSAVVIGQKGNTYYALTANHVVKDYGVSELLIKLQDGSTINVANKQTPFNDIDLAIIKFNSKKVIPVAILPFLDDSLWQIVDSWPTIQVIGFSTPTPDAPSMVKVINGTPNMVLNKSLDGYNFLYSANTQVGLSGGGVYGSVYTVVPKFIDSESKNSGFYYTTHDAINKASESNQNTSESNQNIAATLGDYAKERMNDIQEALANSTNPMDLAKRFSQSSSFSSSNKPQPVIATQKHAKIEESSWLPSQKVIFKRCMANKNWNPKFDENNSYLKTSWNAMNRMGRSDACDFIAKMDSVSNCEINYLTYPDKDPQSYLLLAIHGRSERRDFESTDRTGSGLGVFLASPQIANYLKNNSKNLGLRKAFSYAKQVCISQNSSI encoded by the coding sequence ATGGCCATGTCTTTGTTGTTTTTATTTCCGTTTAGTAGCATGGCTCTTGACCTAAGGACAAGACCTACACCTGACAAATTAGAGAGCAATACTACGGATTTGGCGAATACTCAAAAAACACCCAGTGTTCAAATCTTATCAGGAGGCGCCTCAGGCTCAGCTGTAGTGATTGGACAAAAAGGTAATACCTATTATGCGCTCACAGCTAATCATGTTGTAAAAGACTATGGAGTGTCGGAGCTTTTAATAAAGCTTCAGGACGGAAGCACAATTAATGTAGCAAACAAACAAACCCCTTTTAATGATATTGATCTTGCGATAATTAAATTTAATTCAAAAAAAGTAATTCCCGTCGCTATTTTGCCCTTTTTAGACGACAGCCTTTGGCAAATAGTTGATTCTTGGCCAACAATCCAGGTTATTGGCTTCTCCACTCCAACGCCTGATGCACCATCTATGGTAAAAGTAATCAATGGTACGCCAAATATGGTTCTAAATAAATCCTTGGATGGTTATAATTTTCTTTATTCAGCCAATACTCAAGTAGGGCTTAGCGGTGGTGGGGTCTATGGTAGTGTTTATACTGTTGTTCCAAAGTTTATAGATTCGGAAAGCAAAAATAGTGGATTTTATTACACCACACATGATGCTATAAATAAAGCTAGCGAATCAAACCAAAATACTAGCGAATCAAACCAAAATATTGCAGCTACATTGGGGGACTATGCGAAGGAGAGAATGAATGATATTCAAGAGGCTTTAGCAAATTCCACCAATCCAATGGATTTAGCGAAAAGATTCTCACAATCGAGTTCTTTCTCGAGTTCAAATAAACCTCAGCCAGTTATTGCAACTCAGAAGCACGCAAAGATTGAGGAAAGTTCTTGGCTTCCTAGCCAAAAAGTAATTTTCAAGCGCTGCATGGCTAACAAGAATTGGAATCCAAAATTCGATGAAAACAACTCCTATCTTAAAACTTCTTGGAATGCAATGAATAGAATGGGGCGATCAGATGCGTGCGATTTTATCGCAAAGATGGATAGCGTTTCTAACTGTGAAATCAACTATCTGACATATCCTGATAAAGATCCTCAAAGCTATCTTCTTCTTGCAATTCATGGACGATCTGAGCGTAGGGACTTTGAGAGTACTGACAGAACAGGTTCCGGACTTGGGGTATTTTTAGCTTCACCACAAATAGCTAACTATCTAAAAAATAATAGCAAAAATCTGGGGCTTAGAAAAGCTTTTTCATATGCTAAACAAGTTTGTATCTCCCAAAATTCTTCAATTTGA